Proteins encoded by one window of Nicotiana tabacum cultivar K326 chromosome 10, ASM71507v2, whole genome shotgun sequence:
- the LOC107805174 gene encoding pentatricopeptide repeat-containing protein At5g42450, mitochondrial-like, which translates to MNHLYLLRSIRLTFQYLPVYIRFQSSPCRRLRQTTELRPHLHNPAVPTIEPASVTCQSDANADQLFDELPKCDAVSATALVVRFAKLNQHKKAITFFSRMFEFYIRPNEFTLGTVIHSSVVLKDLNSGKQIHAISIKFGLHSNVYVGSALLDLYVKLSSIEEAQLVFQDTHKPNVVSYTTLICGYLKKEKFNEAIEIFRTIPERNVVSWNAMISGYSQRGRNEEAVNLFVEMLRQRVVPDQSTFPSLFSAAANIAALGRGKSFHACAVKFLGGLGLFIGNSLVSFYAKCGSLEDSFRVFNRLPERNVVTWNALICAHAQNGRGKVAIELFQKMKDMGIKPNSVTLLGLLLACSHVGLVDEAYSYFEQARIQDASLLKSEHYACMVDILSRSGRFQQAEKFIHELPFDPGIGFWKALLGGCQIHSNTKLGEYAAQKVLALEPRDVSSYVMLSNAHSAAGRWQSVSVVRNEMKVKGLKTVPGCSWVEIKCKIHVFVTGDNRYTRKPEIYELLDYFLMHAMKSQETDFFHES; encoded by the coding sequence ATGAATCATCTGTACTTGCTCCGTTCTATTCGATTAACTTTTCAGTATCTGCCAGTCTATATAAGATTCCAAAGTTCACCCTGTAGACGCCTTCGCCAAACCACAGAACTTCGTCCACATTTGCACAACCCTGCAGTTCCAACCATTGAACCCGCGAGTGTTACTTGTCAATCTGATGCCAATGCAGATCAATTGTTCGATGAATTGCCTAAATGTGATGCAGTATCTGCTACAGCTTTGGTTGTCCGTTTTGCTAAATTGAATCAACACAAGAAAGCAATAACATTCTTCTCAAGAATGTTTGAGTTTTATATTAGACCCAATGAGTTCACTTTAGGCACTGTAATTCACTCCTCTGTTGTTCTGAAAGACCTTAATTCAGGAAAGCAAATTCATGCCATTTCCATAAAATTTGGCCTTCACTCAAATGTTTACGTGGGTAGTGCACTTTTGGATCTTTATGTAAAGCTAAGCAGCATTGAGGAAGCTCAGCTTGTTTTTCAGGATACCCACAAACCAAATGTGGTTTCTTACACCACTTTAATATGTGGGTATCTCAAAAAAGAGAAGTTTAATGAAGCTATTGAAATCTTTAGGACAATCCCAGAAAGAAATGTTGTTTCTTGGAATGCTATGATTAGTGGGTATAGCCAGAGAGGACGTAACGAAGAGGCTGTTAATCTTTTCGTTGAGATGTTGAGACAACGTGTTGTACCTGATCAATCGACGTTCCCTTCTTTGTTCAGTGCAGCTGCCAATATTGCAGCATTGGGAAGGGGAAAGAGTTTCCATGCTTGTGCGGTGAAATTCTTGGGCGGACTTGGTTTGTTTATAGGCAATTCTCTTGTTAGCTTTTATGCGAAATGTGGGAGCTTAGAGGATAGTTTTCGGGTTTTCAATAGACTTCCTGAAAGAAATGTTGTAACTTGGAATGCTCTAATATGTGCTCATGCTCAAAATGGGAGAGGGAAAGTAGCAATTGAATTGTTCCAGAAAATGAAAGACATGGGAATTAAGCCAAATAGTGTCACTCTTCTTGGTTTGTTATTAGCATGTAGTCACGTTGGTCTTGTTGATGAGGCTTATTCATATTTCGAGCAGGCAAGAATTCAGGATGCTAGTTTGCTGAAATCTGAACACTATGCATGTATGGTTGATATATTATCGCGTTCAGGGAGGTTTCAACAAGCTGAGAAGTTTATTCATGAGTTGCCGTTTGATCCAGGTATCGGCTTTTGGAAGGCATTGTTGGGAGGCTGCCAGATTCACTCGAATACAAAGCTAGGGGAATATGCTGCCCAAAAGGTATTGGCTTTAGAGCCCAGAGATGTGTCATCATACGTGATGCTTTCAAACGCACATTCTGCTGCTGGAAGATGGCAGAGCGTGTCAGTCGTAAGGAATGAAATGAAGGTAAAAGGACTGAAGACAGTCCCTGGGTGTAGTTGGGTTGAAATTAAATGCAAAATTCATGTATTTGTTACTGGAGACAACAGATATACCCGCAAGCCTGAGATTTATGAACTACTGGATTACTTTCTTATGCATGCAATGAAGAGCCAAGAAACTGATTTTTTTCACGAATCTTGA